In Mercurialis annua linkage group LG5, ddMerAnnu1.2, whole genome shotgun sequence, a single genomic region encodes these proteins:
- the LOC126680220 gene encoding MAG2-interacting protein 2 isoform X2, translated as MPLSEAAVALAETGKIGALNLLFKRHPYSLSPSMLQILSAIPETVPVQTYGQLLPGRNPPTGVSLREEDWIECEEMLSFINSLPENHELGIQIRTEPIIRRCLGYIWPSANELSIWYMDRARDIDRYSGQLDNCLCLVDVACRKGIFELQQFYKDITYLQQLIYSDESEAEICFNISLLDWENLSDYEKFRMMLKEVKEENVVKKLHDKAIPFMQSKFHDSAPVSQAELKGSNLSLEQKDESFLVRWLKEIALENKLDICLMVIEEGCRDLATNGFFKDEIEAVDCGLQCVYLCSVTDRWTTLSAILSKLPQKHDAEIYIDGLEERLKLAESHIEAGRVLALYQVPKPMNFFLEAHADEKSVKQILRLMLSKFGRRQPGRSDNDWASMWRDMQSLREKAFPFLDPEYMLTEFCRGLLKAGRFSLARNYLKGTSSVVLASEKAENLVIQAAREFFFSASSLSCSEIWKAKECLNLFPSSRLVKAEADIYEALTVKLPNLGLTLLPLQFRQIRDPMEILKMAITSQPGAYLHVDDLIEVARLLGLNSPEDLSAVEEAIAREAAVAGDLQLAFDLCLVLAKKGHGFIWDLCAAIARGPALENMDVNSRKQLLGFALSHCDAESIGELLHAWKDLDMQGQCDTLLMFSEMSSSEVPAQDSSIMSLPVNGIQDIVDLNDCSKLVDGRSGHDHEAYLSKVKNTLSFVAKNLPMQNGTDLDSFLRENGKTLSFAVFQLPWLLNLSKQSVNDKKLASDLFHGKQCLSICTQALVTILSWLARNGFAPKDDVIASLAKSIIEPPVTEEEDIMGCSLLLNLVDAIGGVEVIEEQLRIRKNYQEICSIMTVGMTYGVLHNFEVECNGPSQRRELLLRKFAEKHIPFNSDEMNKFDEVQSTFWRQWKLDLEEKRRVAEHSRLLEQIIPGVETTRFLSGDFSYIESVVCSLIDSVKLEKKHIVKDILRLADTYGLSHTEVLQQYLSSILVSEVWADDDIIAELAEVKAEIIGCASETVKTISSVVYPAIDGRNKRRIGFIFSLLSDCYLHLEETENSLQDIHSFPPKLCTISLARLYKVFEQECQRVSFIEDLNFKNIAGLDGLNFQFLGSEVYAHVNDLSLEALAKMVQTLSGIYTDMVPENLISWQDVYKHYVQGLLTTLEKGTRMDFNFVNADRFQEFIIQLEHTYDFSRVYIRLLVPSDALEIMKQYLTVSVPLHGSYESIPDNSAWQDCLIILLNFWLRLSEEMQEIISRDSSEEIAFRPDCLSNCLKALMRLLVEDSVSPSQSWGSIIGYANCGFVGDFSVEILIFCKAMVFAGCGFGAISEVFSKAISHCDTSLTPSADSESRNLLLHLYINMLDPFLENLVSGFYEPQNLYHLLSSLSKLEGQIEDLQRVRRAVWEKMTQFSDNSELPSRVRVYVLELVQLVRGRNIKGFSTELQSKVLPWEGWDEWLSTSKQSEITAGDGLLDNTDASSQLTSTLVALKSSQLAASISPNIEIAADDLLNVGTAITCFSKLCEVSSSDAHIEVLLAILEEWEGFFVVGRDETNSAETSEAVNDWNNDDWNEGWESFQEVGSLQKEKTETSLSVDPLHVCWTEIFKKLVSKSRFTDVIRLIDQSLKSNLVLLDEDDTKTLSRILLEINCFMALKLVLLLPYEALHLPCLCIVEDKLKQGAISETVGRDHEFFVLVLSSGIISAIMTNSSFGTTYSYFCYLAGNFSRQCQESQLTRITEESANSAADFLFLFRRILFPSFISELVKADQQILAGFLVTKFMHTNASLSLINIAEASLTRYLEMQLQAVQHDEFGVDEVSSCELLRNTVSRLISKLGNDIGAALSLLSANVR; from the exons ATGCCTCTAAGTGAAGCTGCTGTAGCTCTTGCTGAAACTGGGAAAATTGGTGCTTTGAACCTTCTCTTCAAGCGTCATCCTTATTCTCTTTCTCCTTCAATGTTGCAAATATTATCTGCTATCCCGGAAACTGTTCCTGTTCAAACATATGGGCAGCTTCTTCCTGGCAGGAACCCTCCTACTGGTGTTTCCCTGAGGGAAGAAGATTGGATTGAATGTGAAGAGATGTTGAGCTTCATCAATAGTTTACCTGAGAATCATGAATTAGGTATTCAGATCCGAACTGAGCCCATTATCAGAAGGTGCCTGGGATACATTTGGCCATCTGCTAATGAACTTTCTATATGGTACATGGATAGAGCTAGAGATATTGATCGCTACAGTGGCCAGCTGGATAATTGCCTTTGCCTGGTTGATGTAGCATGTCGAAAGGGTATCTTTGAGTTGCAGCAGTTTTACAAGGATATTACTTACTTGCAACAGCTTATTTATTCTGATGAGAGTGAAGCTGAAATATGCTTTAATATTTCGCTTTTGGATTGGGAAAATTTATCTGATTATGAGAAGTTTAGAATGATGCTCAAAGAAGTTAAAGAGGAAAATGTGGTAAAGAAGTTGCATGATAAGGCTATTCCTTTTATGCAAAGTAAGTTTCATGACTCGGCTCCTGTTAGTCAAGCTGAACTTAAGGGTAGCAACCTTTCTTTAGAACAGAAGGATGAGTCATTTCTGGTGAGATGGCTTAAGGAGATTGCTTTAGAGAATAAATTGGATATATGCTTGATGGTAATAGAAGAAGGGTGCAGAGACTTAGCTACTAATGGTTTCTTCAAGGATGAAATTGAAGCTGTGGATTGCGGTCTGCAATGTGTATATTTATGCTCAGTTACAGATAGATGGACTACATTGTCTGCTATATTGTCAAAGCTTCCACAAAAGCATG ATGCTGAAATATATATTGATGGCCTAGAGGAACGGCTTAAGCTTGCAGAGAGCCATATTGAAGCTGGGAGGGTTCTGGCACTTTACCAG GTCCCGAAACCAATGAACTTCTTCCTGGAGGCTCATGCAGATGAAAAAAGTGTGAAACAGATTCTACGTCTTATGCTTTCAAAATTTGGTCGGCGACAACCAGGTCGGTCTGATAATGACTGGGCAAGCATGTGGCGTGATATGCAAAGCCTGCGGGAGAAGGCTTTCCCTTTTCTTGATCCAGAGTACATGCTAACAGAATTCTGCAGGGGACTTCTGAAAGCCGGGAGATTTTCCCTTGCAAGAAATTATCTGAAAGGTACAAGTTCAGTTGTTTTGGCATCAGAGAAAGCAGAAAATCTTGTTATTCAAGCTGCACGTGAATTTTTTTTCTCGGCTTCTAGTCTCTCTTGCTCGGAG ATCTGGAAGGCTAAGGAATGCCTAAATTTATTCCCAAGTAGCAGGCTTGTTAAAGCAGAGGCTGATATATATGAGGCACTCACTGTTAAGCTTCCAAACCTTGGATTAACTCTCCTCCCTTTGCAGTTCAGGCAAATAAGGGATCCTATGGAGATCTTAAAAATGGCTATCACCAGTCAACCCGGAGCTTATTTACACGTTGATGACCTTATTGAGGTTGCTAGACTTCTAGGACTAAATTCTCCAGAGGATCTATCTGCTGTTGAGGAAGCTATTGCCAGAGAAGCTGCTGTAGCTGGTGATCTGCAATTGGCATTTGATCTTTGCCTTGTTTTGGCTAAAAAAGGACATGGTTTCATTTGGGATTTGTGCGCAGCAATAGCCAGAGGTCCCGCCCTTGAAAACATGGATGTAAATTCTCGAAAGCAGCTACTAGGTTTTGCTTTGAGCCACTGTGATGCTGAATCTATTGGTGAGCTTCTCCATGCATGGAAGGATCTGGACATGCAAGGTCAGTGTGACACTTTGTTGATGTTTTCAGAGATGAGTTCCTCTGAGGTTCCTGCTCAAGATTCCTCAATTATGTCGCTACCAGTAAATGGTATACAGGATATTGTTGATCTTAATGATTGCTCTAAACTGGTTGATGGAAGAAGTGGCCATGATCATGAAGCATACTTAAGTAAAGTAAAAAATACACTTTCTTTTGTTGCTAAAAATTTGCCCATGCAGAATGGAACTGATCTGGATTCTTTTTTGAGAGAGAATGGAAAAACTTTATCTTTTGCTGTTTTCCAACTTCCATGGTTGCTCAATTTGAGTAAGCAATCAGTAAATGATAAGAAATTAGCTTCTGACTTATTTCATGGAAAACAATGTTTGAGCATATGCACGCAAGCACTGGTAACTATTCTCTCCTGGTTGGCAAGAAATGGTTTTGCTCCGAAAGATGATGTTATAGCCTCTCTGGCAAAGTCAATTATAGAACCACCTGTTACAGAAGAGGAGGACATCATGGGATGCTCTTTATTGTTGAATCTTGTGGATGCCATTGGGGGAGTTGAAGTAATAGAAGAGCAGCTAAGAATAAGGAAAAATTATCAAGAAATTTGCAGCATCATGACTGTGGGGATGACTTACGGTGTATTACATAATTTTGAAGTCGAGTGCAATGGTCCATCTCAGAGGAGGGAGCTGCTATTGAGAAAATTTGCAGAAAAGCACATACCATTTAATTCtg ATGAAATGAACAAATTTGATGAAGTACAATCAACATTCTGGAGGCAATGGAAGCTTGATTTAGAAGAAAAAAGACGTGTAGCTGAACATTCTAGATTGCTGGAGCAGATCATTCCAGGGGTTGAAACCACACGTTTTCTGTCAGGTGACTTCAGTTATATTGAGAGTGTTGTTTGTTCCCTGATAGATTCAGTAAAGTTGGAAAAGAAGCACATTGTGAAGGATATCTTGAGATTAGCTGACACATATGGCTTAAGTCATACTGAG GTTTTGCAACAATACCTAAGTTCTATTCTTGTTTCTGAGGTTTGGGCCGATGATGATATCATTGCTGAACTTGCAGAAGTTAAAGCAGAGATAATTGGCTGTGCTTCTGAAACCGTCAAAACTATTTCCTCGGTTGTGTACCCTGCAATTGATGGGCGCAACAAACGTCGTATTGGTTTTATATTTAGCCTCCTCTCGGACTGCTATTTGCATCTAGAGGAAACGGAAAACTCTTTGCAAGACATACACTCTTTTCCCCCAAAACTATGCACTATTAGTTTAGCTCGCTTATACAAGGTCTTTGAGCAAGAATGCCAAAGGGTATCTTTTATTGAAGATCTGAACTTCAAGAATATTGCTGGATTAGATGGtctaaattttcaatttctagGAAGTGAAGTCTATGCGCACGTGAACGATCTTAGCTTGGAAGCCTTGGCAAAAATGGTACAGACATTGTCTGGTATCTATACTGATATGGTGCCCGAAAATCTCATTTCATGGCAGGATGTGTATAAACATTACGTTCAAGGTTTATTAACGACATTGGAAAAAGGAACCAGAATGGATTTCAATTTTGTGAATGCCGACAGATTTCAGGAGTTTATCATACAACTTGAGCACACCTATGATTTTTCTCGTGTGTATATCAGACTATTGGTACCATCTGATGCCTTGGAAATTATGAAGCAGTACTTAACCGTAAGTGTACCCCTGCACGGTTCTTATGAGAGTATTCCAGATAACTCAGCATGGCAGGATTGCCTCATTATCCTTTTGAATTTTTGGCTTAGACTGAGTGAAGAAATGCAAGAAATTATATCCAGGGATAGTTCAGAAGAAATAGCATTCCGTCCAGATTGTTTATCGAATTGTTTGAAGGCCTTAATGAGGCTGCTGGTGGAGGACAGTGTATCTCCAAGTCAGAGCTGGGGTAGCATCATAGGCTACGCCAATTGCGGCTTCGTTGGTGATTTTTCTGTTGAGATTCTGATTTTCTGCAAAGCCATGGTTTTTGCTGGCTGTGGTTTTGGAGCCATTTCGGAAGTATTCTCCAAGGCAATATCCCATTGTGATACCAGTTTAACTCCTTCTGCTGACTCGGAATCCCgaaatcttcttcttcatctctATATAAATATGTTGGATCCCTTCTTAGAAAATTTGGTCAGTGGATTCTACGAACCCCAGAATTTATATCATCTACTATCTTCATTGAGCAAGTTGGAAGGTCAAATCGAGGATTTGCAGAGGGTTAGACGGGCAGTTTGGGAAAAGATGACCCAATTCTCCGATAATTCAGAGCTACCAAGCCGTGTTCGGGTTTATGTTCTCGAGCTCGTGCAGCTGGTTAGGGGTAGAAATATCAAGGGTTTCTCTACAGAGCTACAATCCAAGGTTTTACCATGGGAAGGATGGGATGAATGGCTATCTACAAGTAAACAGAGCGAGATTACTGCTGGTGACGGACTGCTGGATAACACAGATGCTTCTAGTCAGTTAACGAGTACTTTAGTTGCTCTTAAATCATCTCAGCTTGCGGCAAGCATTTCCCCTAATATAGAAATTGCTGCTGATGATCTCTTGAATGTGGGGACCGCCATCACATGCTTTTCAAAATTATGTGAAGTTTCGAGTTCAGATGCTCACATTGAGGTGCTGCTAGCCATTTTAGAAGAGTGGGAAGGGTTTTTTGTAGTTGGAAGAGATGAAACTAATTCTGCAGAAACATCGGAAGCAGTAAACGACTGGAATAATGATGATTGGAATGAAGGATGGGAAAGCTTTCAGGAAGTCGGATCTCTTCAGAAAGAGAAAACAGAGACCTCCCTATCTGTTGATCCTTTGCATGTGTGCTGGACGGAGATATTCAAAAAACTGGTCTCAAAATCACGTTTCACTGATGTAATAAGATTGATCGACCAATCGCTAAAGTCTAACCTTGTTTTGCTGGATGAAGATGATACTAAGACATTAAGTCGGATTTTACTTGAGATAAATTGTTTCATGGCTTTGAAGCTTGTACTTCTTTTGCCTTATGAAGCATTGCACTTGCCGTGTTTGTGTATAGTTGAAGATAAGCTTAAGCAAGGAGCTATTTCTGAAACAGTTGGCAGAGATCATGAGTTCTTTGTTCTTGTATTGTCATCAGGGATTATATCGGCAATAATGACAAACTCTTCATTCGGCACTACTTATTCCTATTTCTGCTATTTAGCAGGAAATTTCTCTCGTCAGTGCCAGGAGTCTCAGTTAACTAGAATCACCGAGGAATCTGCAAACTCTGCAGCGGACTTTCTGTTTCTTTTTCGGAGAATACTGTTCCCATCCTTCATCTCGGAGCTTGTGAAGGCTGATCAACAAATTCTAGCAGGATTTCTTGTTACGAAGTTTATGCACACAAATGCTTCTTTAAGTCTAATTAATATCGCTGAAGCTAGTCTTACGAGATACTTGGAGATGCAGCTCCAAGCAGTCCAGCACGACGAGTTTGGTGTTGATGAGGTAAGTTCGTGTGAACTGCTGAGAAATACAGTTTCTAGATTGATAAGCAAATTAGGAAATGATATCGGGGCTGCATTGTCGTTGCTGTCTGCAAATGTTAGATGA